From Salvelinus alpinus chromosome 20, SLU_Salpinus.1, whole genome shotgun sequence:
GTTTTCTACTAAAGTGTGTTTTCTCTTAATAAACTATTACATTTGTTAAGTTATTCAGATGTTATATACTATGTTAATGTATCTTCAAGTACTCCTCTATGATGCTACTGCAGTAACTAAACCGGTTCTACAACGTCAACGTACACAAACACAGGAAGTAAACCATTTCAACCACAGATCTGATTTAGGTTCAGGGTTGTTGCTACTTATCCTCACTGTTTCActtggggaggggagagagagagatcttatATTTGTCATTAGTCAGTTGTAATTGTCATTAGGTAATTAGGTAAAGTTTCTATAAGGGGGGTTCCAGCATCAGGTGaaccagagagagggagttgttagagatgaggaggggagggagctttttgttttttattttttttaaatgaccgcCTTTTTCGtcgtatccaattggtagttacagttttgtctcatcgctgcacatcccgtacggactcgggagaggcgaaggtcgagagccatgcgtcctcccaaacacaacccaaccaagccgcactgcttcttgacacaatgcacatccaacgcagaagccagccgcaccaacgtgtcggaggaaacaccgtacacctggcgacctggtcagcgaggactgcgcccggcccgccacaggagtcgctagtgcgcgatgagacaaggatatccctgccggccaaatcctccctaacccggacgacgctgggccaattgtgagggAAGGAGCTGtttgagatgaggaggggagggagtTGTTTGAGatgaagaggggagggaggatcACGATTTGCTTGTGAGAAGCGAACATTTGGCTGACAGGCATTTCTCATAGGAGATCACAGACAGGACATGGGGTCAAACATGCCTATTatcaagaggagggagagacatgtCTGGTAAGGTCAACCTTTATGCTCCCTGTGATCAGTGCTTTGATGAGCAGGACACTGATCCTCCTGACAGGAATGGGTTTTTATGAAGTATCCTCCATGCAAACAGGTAATGAATGACCTGTTTACAAAGCAGATGGTAAGGACCTGTTTACAAAGTAGATGGTAATGACCTGTTTACAAAGCAGATGGTAATGACCTGTTTACAAAGCAGATGGTAATGACCTGTTTACAAAGCAGATGGTAATGACCTGTTTACAAAGCAGATGGTAATGACCTATTGACAAAGCAGGTGGTAATGACCTATTGACAAAGCAGGTGGTTATGACCTATTTACAAAGCAGATGGTAATGACCTATTTACAAAGCAGATGACCTGTTTACAAAGCAGATGGTAATGACCTGTTTACAAAGCAGGTGGTAATGACCTATTGACAAAGCAGGTGGTTATGACCTATTGACAAAGCAGGTGATTATGACCTATTGACAAAGCAGGTGGTTATGACCTATTGACAAAGCAGGTGGTTATGACCTATTGACAAAGCAGGTGGTTATGACCTATTGACATAGCAGGTGGTTATGACCTATTGACAAAGCAGGTGGTTATGACCTATTGACAAAGCAGATGGTAATGACCTATTGACATAGCAGGTGGTTATGACCTATTGACAAAGCAGGTGGTTATGACCTATTGACAAAGCAGGTGGTAATGACCTATTGACAAAGCAGGTGGTTATGACCTATTGACAAAGCAGATGGTAATGACCTATTGACATAGCAGGTGGTTATGACctattgacaaagcaaaacctgCTATGTACTGCATCTTCGTAACTTGTTATCTACAGTGTGACCTGACTAGCACCTTcgtggtggtaatagactgtaTTAGAAACAGAGAGCTTTGACACCACAGACACGACACAGTGAGTCATACATCTCAGACAGTGACTGACGAAGACGATGACCAACCAGTTATGGTGAAATACTACTACTAGCGTTGTGTTGAATGCTTGACCCCTGACCCGGATATGATACAGCAATAAGGAGAACTGCTCTTCCTTGTCTGAAGCCTCATTCATTTTTTCCCTTCGCTCAGGAGCTTACGACACAGTATACAGTAAGCACCAAACTACTTTGTTAGTTCATTTTCCGTCATGTTTTCCATCAGTATCCTGCAGAGTGCAATGGCCATCCTGATATtaatttgtattttgttgttgtcTGGTAAGTTTTATATTCTCTTATCGTGTCGCTGTGGTTGTGTCCCTCGTGCCTTCCTCGTCTGTCCCTGGGCATTTTATCCACACGCCTTTACTTACAGATACAACATACAACCAAAGGCACATTATGATTTATTTATGTAGAACACAATGTGATAAAGTAATGGCTGTTTGGATAGGGCGTGGTTGTTCGTTTGTCTAAACAGAAAATTGTCTCTTCGTGGTTACCTCGAGGCCATCGAATCATTGATTCAGTCTCCCGGCTTGAACACACAttccacacacactttcacacagaAACTCATGGCTCTGATAAATGAATAAATGAATCATAGATATGTGATAAAAAATGTAGTTGTGATTTGCATGTGGTTGTTAGCATGTGGTTGTGATTTACATGTGTTTGTAGCATTGTTAGCACGTGGTTGTAGCATTGTAGCATGTGATAGCAAACCGTGAGGAAGATAACAGTATAGCAGTCCTACATGCATACTGGTGGAATGGAGGTTACAGTATGTGTTGAAAGTCATACCTGCATCCAGAGATATGTAGAGAAACATGAGAGAAAACCAAGTGTTTATTGTAGAGTGAAGCCGATAACCGAACTTTAAGGCCTTGGTAGAACCTGGGTGAAGTAGGCCTTGTGGTGCTAACCAAACTTTAAGGCCTTGGTAGAACCTGGGTGAAGTAGGCCTTGTGGTGCTAatgtgaatttcctttctttttcggcctgcctacttctcacttaaaacataGTTTGGCTGTTTAATAGACAATAATGAATGAAGATGATGAAGACATTCTAAATAAGTAAGAATTATTTTGCCCCCACGTCATTATACCTCTCATGTTACTAGGAGACAAAACCACCTTCATTCATTTCCTGGAACTAATACATACATTCAGATTAATTATTTCTGTTTATATGCAGAAAAAAATCAGATGTTAGTATTATTTCACATCATTGAATGTTTTAAAAGAAAGGAGGAACATGACCTCAGCTTGACCTTAAAGCTCTGTCATTATCGCCCATGCTATAGCCCATGCTCTAGTCTAGTAGCTGTAAATGCAGACAGGCCTAGTTGACGTCTCTTCATGAATGGAgacattattacatttacatttgagtcatttagcagacactgttaGCCAGAGTGACTTGCAGGAGCAATTAGGGCTAAGTTCCTTGGTGAATGGCACATTGGCAGAGTTTTTGCCTAGTCGCCGGTGGCTCTGCATGCGTTGCCGCATTGGCCCAATGCTCGTAACCGCTACGCTGTCGTGGTGTTGTTCATTCCCTCAAAGATCTTTAATATCTCTCAATATACATACACTAGATATTCAGAGATATCTTTACCACGCTGTCCCTTTGCACATAGCTTGGTTCTTCTTTCTGTTTTGGGGGTCTAGGTCTGGTTACTGTAAAGCACACTGTGACAAATGTTATTACAATGCTGAGATAATTACTCAACCAAACATGTCAGAGAAATCAGGGAGCAGAAATGGGTGATGTCATGCACCTTTCCATCGTCTTGGTAACCAAGTGCTAGAATTAAATGGTAACTAAGTGCTGCCATATTAATGAACAACCCAGTTTCATATGTTAACCTTGTGCTTCCAGATAAATGAAAAACTCTGTTTCAAATGTTCTTTCACAGCTTTTGGAAGAGAATAGTTTCCTTAACTTTCCAGGAACATGTTTGTTCAGGGGAACGTTCTTTATTTGTGTGCGCTGTGCTGTCTTAAGCTCTTTCAACCACTTTCTCTTCTATTATGTAATTTCCTGTCAGTGAGCACATCATGTCATTATTATCTGTGTTGAATTCTGAGTTTAGTTTGTAACTTTGACATATTGGTATGTTTCAGCACCAGCTGTATCTGAGTTGGAAGTCACTGGGATTAGAGGAGAGTCTGTTCTCCTGTCCTGTGACCTGAATTCATCCACGGCCATCGACCCAGCAAGACTCCGGTTCCATTGGCAAGATAAGTCCGGAAAAGTGTTGTACTCGTTCAACAAAGGAGAAGAGAATCGACATCAGGATAACCTTTACACAAGCAGAACTAAAGCCTTTGGGTCTGAGATGAGTTCTGGGAATATCTCTATCAAACTCAGCCAAGTCACACTTGAAGACGAGCAGAATGGCTACTGGGCTTTCGCTACACTGTTTGACGAGAATGATAAGCATTTCCACGAGTTGATAAAAGTGTGTCCCGCTACCCTACTTGTGGCAGGTATGGTTGAGCTAatagcacaggaggctgctgaggggaggactggaATAGCGTCAACCACATGGGAACCATGTAttggatgtgtttgataccattccatgtcCACCTGTGTGAATCATTCACAGCACTAATTCTGTCATTGTAGGAAATCATCAAACGTTATTATGGCACATTTCTAACATCTTCTTCTCTTTGCTTTGTTCACTTTCAGCACGGTTCCCGACACCCAGTGTGACTGTGAACAAGACAAATATGGATGCCACGTGTTCAACCCAGGGGGGATACCCACAGCCAGTCGTCACATGGACCATCCAGGACGTCCTATTGGCTCAGAACCGCACTCTGGACCCGTGGGAAGTACAGACCAAAAGACCATCTGATCCTGAAAGTGGACTGTACACCGTCTGGAGCCAAGTGAATATAACAGAAAATCAGACGGTGACCTGCCATATCTTCAACCCCGTTCTGAGAGAGACTGTGAGCAACACAACCATCGTCAGCTCCAATCAGAGCATTAACACAGACCCTGCAGGTGCATGTGACAGGACGTAACACCACCACTCACTGCCTAATATTCATTAACTGAAAACTTAATTACTCATCTTGTCTTTTCCCCACAGGTGAAGTTCAGAAAGGCTTTTCTCGCGGACGTTATGGAGCTATTACAGCATTGATTCTGTTTTGCCTCAGTGTCGGTGGGAGGGGGTTATTTATGGTACAAAAAATGTAAGTTACAATTTCCGATGTTTTATTTCCTGTAATGAAATCAGATTCAGTACTTTATAAAGTTCTCTCAGTCTGTAATTACTCTGTCAGTGCCAAATCTAAGGATGTTATCTccatttatattattttatattatttcacaTTTGAGGAGTGACCAGTATGTGAAAATCACCTGGTCCTATGTACATTTCATTCTGTAGTTAGATGGGCTGCAGTGTATTTTTAATTGTGACTAAAACACTGATGCATGTTGATCTGGTTAATTATGACTAAAACACTGATCCATGTTGATCTAGGTTGTGGAGCCAGTGGTGGAACCAAAGAAGTTGAAGGAAATAACCATCAAGGCAATGGTAGTGTTGAGACAGAGCTTTTGGACAGGTGTAGGCCGGCACCAGACATTCTAGAGGCAGACAGGTCTGATCCTGAGTTGGACGCAGACTGATGAGGTTATGTAAAGAGGAAAGTCTGAAGCTACAGTAAACGATGCTATACAGGAACCAGGCGTAGGCCAGCACCAGACGATCTAGAGGCAGACTGACATTTCTTTATATACGGGTCCATAAATTGGACATGTCCGTGTACTGTATCCCAACGGAATCTACCTCTTCTATTGGAAGTATTTGCATGTTTTTTCTAATATTTTCTAATTAATAGCCAGCTATTAGAAAAGCGTTAGAACGTCTACAGTAGAACGTTGTAAATGATGTGTCTGGAAATGTTCTACTGTAGACGTTCTAAATCATgggagtatttaaaaaaaaaaatacattacaatatTAAACTACTTCTgttttcaaataaaaaatatcaaaATAATTTCTTACAAATGTCTTTGAAAATAATTGAAAGACCCCAAATAGTATTTTAAATAAAGTCTGATATTCAGTGGACAAACCTGCCTAGTGGGAACCAAGACATCTAAcgttgaaaatgttttttttttttttttaatatatttgacTTAAATATATGAAGAACACTGAAGTTAAATGTTTTACCTTAAATCGGCCAGTAAGTGAGACCTGAACCTATAACCATCC
This genomic window contains:
- the LOC139546268 gene encoding CD276 antigen homolog isoform X2, producing MSAPAVSELEVTGIRGESVLLSCDLNSSTAIDPARLRFHWQDKSGKVLYSFNKGEENRHQDNLYTSRTKAFGSEMSSGNISIKLSQVTLEDEQNGYWAFATLFDENDKHFHELIKVCPATLLVAARFPTPSVTVNKTNMDATCSTQGGYPQPVVTWTIQDVLLAQNRTLDPWEVQTKRPSDPESGLYTVWSQVNITENQTVTCHIFNPVLRETVSNTTIVSSNQSINTDPAGEVQKGFSRGRYGAITALILFCLSVGGRGLFMVQKMLWSQWWNQRS
- the LOC139546268 gene encoding CD276 antigen homolog isoform X1, with product MFSISILQSAMAILILICILLLSAPAVSELEVTGIRGESVLLSCDLNSSTAIDPARLRFHWQDKSGKVLYSFNKGEENRHQDNLYTSRTKAFGSEMSSGNISIKLSQVTLEDEQNGYWAFATLFDENDKHFHELIKVCPATLLVAARFPTPSVTVNKTNMDATCSTQGGYPQPVVTWTIQDVLLAQNRTLDPWEVQTKRPSDPESGLYTVWSQVNITENQTVTCHIFNPVLRETVSNTTIVSSNQSINTDPAGEVQKGFSRGRYGAITALILFCLSVGGRGLFMVQKMLWSQWWNQRS